CGGACTGCAATTCGCCATACTCGTTAAGATACCAATTAATGCGGATGGTTTTCGCTTCGATACCCTCAAATTTGAACAGACTTATCATCTCTTTAAAATCTTGCGGGAATACCTTTCTTAGATCACTCACTGCTACACCGCGTATATTATTTTCTAGCAAGTGTTGCACATATTCACAAGCCATTTCGGACATGTATTCTTGCGTTTCTTGTAGGGTTCTTTGCCCCATGAAAAGCTCAACAATCTTTTGCGCGTCCCCAGTCGAACTATCCACGATAAAGGCTTTATAATCTGTTTCTAGGCAAGTGCTGTAGATTTTAAAATCTAGGGGAATTTGGGCTAAGAATTGCAGAAAGTAGGGCATTTCTTTGTCGATAGTTTTATTGAGCCAATCGTCATGGTTTGCGCTAATTTGGGGAAACATTTCGACCAAAGACTCACCACCTCCACGCACAATGTTGTATCTGCGATTCAGACCCGCGTCAATTTTGAAAGGCATTTTTTCATTAGAGCTCATTACGATAAAAGCGTGATTCTCCACTTGTTGTGTGTCTCTAAATTTGAGTTGCACAGCGTAGCGAGTGTTAGCCACAATGACCTTAACTCTTTGGTTAATTGTTGTCCCGCTTTTGTCTAAACTCTCCTCCACTTCATCAATATCTAAATAGAGCCGATTGACAAAAGCATCCCCCCATTTTGAGGTAAATTCTGCGCCACTCAAGCGCGCCACATTGCTAAAATTATCCTCATCAGAGTAAAGGCGCATGAGTATCTGAGAAGTCAAAACACCTTTGCCTGTGCCTTGCTTATCAAGCAGTAGCCAAAGATTAAAGCAAGGCGTAAAAGTCTCTAAGTGGTAGGCGAGATCATGCAAGAATTTGTCGCGCACTTTTGAATCATTTTTTGCCCCCAAAACATTATCAATCACCCCGGCAATGAAAGGAAATTTTGCGCCCCATTCTAAGCGTTTTTTAACACCCTTTTGCGCACCTTCAGCCAAACGATAACGGCGGTATTCTTTGATTCTTTGTGGGCATTGGAATGTGTTAATAAAGATACTTTTACTATCGTCCATCCAGATTAAACGGCGGTCAGAAGGCCGGCAAACTTCCAGCGCACTGACCGGATGAGAAAGACTCTCTACAATCCAATTTACCCCCGGTTTTGGGCGCATTTTGGCGGGTAAATCCTCGCGGATTAACTCTCTAGGAAAATCCCCCGCTATATCATCAAGACGACAAGCACCTTGTAAATATGACACAAAATCTGTCCGTTTTCTGAACTCAAAAGCCTTGCCTAACTCATATTCTTGCCCTAAAATTTCCACCTTTTTTACAATTCTAGTTTTATATTTTTCTGCTTCTAAATCGTAATAAAAGATGCGAAAATTTTCATCGCCACAGACCAAATAACTTGGCACTTTTGGATAAATTTCTGTAATAAAATAGTCGGCTAAAGTCTGCCCAAACCCGTCAACAACTCCGCTAATTTTTGCTAAATATTGCGTAAATCCCTGTCGGATTTTGTCAAACTTTTGTTTTAATTTTTCTAAGTTTGTCAAGCCTTTGCCAGCCATTTTTTGACTCTCCTCTGTTACTTTTTCTGTAAAAGTCATTTTTGCGCTTTTTGCCCTATTTTCCACCTTAGTAACCCTTTTCTCTTTAAATATCCGTTACATACTTTTTTGAGGCTACCTATTTTAAGGACTTTTTACTATGTGATGTAACGCAACGCTCCAAATGATATTACATAAATTTTTAAGCCCTGCTTAAAACCTATCCTTAAACATTGAGCTACCCCCCTTTTTCGTGCTTAAAGCCGATGGCTACGAACTTAAAGCACTTTTACAATATTCAGTTTATTTTGGATTTCTTGCACCATCACAAACAACACATGTTGTTACACCCCCTAAAATACTTTGTTAAAAATATGTAATGGTAATGTTTTGTAACGATTTCGCTATTTTTAACCTTAAAAATATTACTTTCCCAGTGAAGGGAAGGGTTTTTATTGTGTTGGATCGTGTTTGTTTTTGCGTCCCAGTTTGCTGGAGAGATAGTCGATTAAAAACTTGATAGAGACCTCCGCGCCTAAGTATCCAACACCCGCACTAATTGAGACCGATAACCCGTAGTTGAGACGAAAGTATTCTTTGATGATCTCGTAGGCAATCCATGCGACCAACATAGATGACCCTACGGCTAAAAAAATGTGTTGCATGACTTCGGCGAATTGACTTCTCTCTCCGATCGTCTTTAGGGCAAAGAGAAAACCGCTAAAACTTCCCACACAGAGTAAGACTCCATACTCTAGCAACAAGGCTAGGCTAACTTTTTCCATTTTCCACCTTTAGAGAGGATTCCATTGTGTGTATTTCTTGGATCACTTTGGCGATCGCTTTGGAGTGTTTTTCTAGCACCCAAGAGACATACAAGTTTGCGCCCGTCAAAGTGAGCAACAAGACAATGAGAAGATTCACAAACAAACGCGCGTTACTTAGCATGAAAAAACTCCTTTAACACTTCTTTGACTTCAAACGATGGGCAGGCTTTAGCAGGGTTAAAATCTTTATGCCCGTAAATCTTTGCGCGGGGGTATTTTTGTGTGAGCTCACGGCACAGAGTCAGTAGGGTGGTGAGTTGGGAATCTGTGAGTGTGTTTTTAGGCGCGCCTGATTCGTCTAACCCCCCGATGTAGCAAACACCTACGCTGGTTTTATTGTGTCCTTTGCAGTGCGCCCCGATCTGCTGTAGAGCTCTGCCGATCTCAATCGTGCCATCTAGCAAGATCACAAAGTGGTATCCGATGCACTTAAACCCCCTTTGTTTGTGCCACATATCGATGTCTTTCGCGCGGAAGTCTTTCCCCGCTTTTGTCGCACTGCAGTGAATGATGATCTTATCGATGTGGCGCGTAGCCGTGTTTTGTGCGTGTCCGCCGTGATTGTGTAGAGCTCTAGTCTTTGATGCCTTCAACAAAAAAACCCTTCCCTTCACTGGCACACATGGCGTGTGATGTGTTTTATCACGTCATAGATGATCTGACAATGTTCCGGCTGTAAACAACCATTGATACTCAAGGCTGTAAGAAAACCTAGCCAAATTGCTAAGGGTATACGGGTTAAATGAAACATTAGCCAAACTCCTTAAAATTGTGATTGGTTTCCTGTAGCTTTTGGGCGGTGTAGGCTTGCGGGCGTGGGGGGCAAAAGCCCCCCCCCGCTCAACCCGCAGCCACCCCGCCTACACAGGGAGGGGGAGCGTGTGCGCCGTGCGCGTGCGAAAAAAGCCCCCGTTTTTGCCCCCTAGCGTGCCCACAGAGCGCGCCAACACCACAAGGCTACCCCCCCAAGCCTTCCAGCCCTCGAACGCGTTTAAGAGCGTTTTACGCGTTTTTATGCGCCCAAGAGCTCCAAACCCCCGTAAACGCAAGGGGTTGAAACCCTTCCCTTTCCCTGTGTCCCCCCCCTGCCCGTGCCAGCCAGCGCGCCCCAGCGTGCCCGCGTGCCCCAAGAACGGGCACTTTTCGCCCCCGCGTGCCGTGCGCGTGCGCGGTTAGTTCCCCCTCCCTGTGTAGGCGGGGTGGCTGCGGGTTGAGCGGGGGGGGGCTTTTGGGGGGAGCTCCGCAAGCCTTCGCGGGCTTGTCTTGCTACGCATTCCGCGCGCCCGCTGTGCGGTCGCACTCCATAGCTTCAGAGCCAGCTAGCTGTCTCTTTCGCGGGGTCTTTGTGCGCGCGCGCCAACCCACCTGCGCGCGCGCCCTGCG
This portion of the Helicobacter felis ATCC 49179 genome encodes:
- a CDS encoding primase-helicase family protein; its protein translation is MTFTEKVTEESQKMAGKGLTNLEKLKQKFDKIRQGFTQYLAKISGVVDGFGQTLADYFITEIYPKVPSYLVCGDENFRIFYYDLEAEKYKTRIVKKVEILGQEYELGKAFEFRKRTDFVSYLQGACRLDDIAGDFPRELIREDLPAKMRPKPGVNWIVESLSHPVSALEVCRPSDRRLIWMDDSKSIFINTFQCPQRIKEYRRYRLAEGAQKGVKKRLEWGAKFPFIAGVIDNVLGAKNDSKVRDKFLHDLAYHLETFTPCFNLWLLLDKQGTGKGVLTSQILMRLYSDEDNFSNVARLSGAEFTSKWGDAFVNRLYLDIDEVEESLDKSGTTINQRVKVIVANTRYAVQLKFRDTQQVENHAFIVMSSNEKMPFKIDAGLNRRYNIVRGGGESLVEMFPQISANHDDWLNKTIDKEMPYFLQFLAQIPLDFKIYSTCLETDYKAFIVDSSTGDAQKIVELFMGQRTLQETQEYMSEMACEYVQHLLENNIRGVAVSDLRKVFPQDFKEMISLFKFEGIEAKTIRINWYLNEYGELQSEKSKVVRGYTITLKGAP
- a CDS encoding N-acetylmuramoyl-L-alanine amidase — its product is MLKASKTRALHNHGGHAQNTATRHIDKIIIHCSATKAGKDFRAKDIDMWHKQRGFKCIGYHFVILLDGTIEIGRALQQIGAHCKGHNKTSVGVCYIGGLDESGAPKNTLTDSQLTTLLTLCRELTQKYPRAKIYGHKDFNPAKACPSFEVKEVLKEFFHAK